From Aegilops tauschii subsp. strangulata cultivar AL8/78 chromosome 5, Aet v6.0, whole genome shotgun sequence:
agcagggaaaaggagcaaccaaacatgaaccttggggcggtagtaccgcttataagcggtactaccgcgcaccccagcggtactaccgctggaggagcagaacacgggaccaaaaatgcagtagcggtactaccgcccgaccggagcggtactaccgcttacaggcggtactaccgcccatcgtcggtactaccgcttataggcggaactgccgtgccttactgccgtgcaactactgcaaaactcgacacgaaaaatgcaagacccaaaatcgaggcggtaccagcacggaaccgtagccgtactaccgcttatggccataggcggtactaccgctttggacagcggtactaccgcttggggcgataagcggtactgccgctctggccgcggtactatcgcagggagaaaaccagaactgccataacttcttcatatgagctccgaattgagcaaactcaagcttattggatacaagacgacgagtagcatcaaaacagcaagaagaggcaggggaggtatgccaacaaatagaggagtgaaacctccaaccgagaagaaccggcataacctccaacatcgaaaacatcatagaagatgcgagtgaactccgttttcgatgaactcgagcttgtcatcaagatgaccataagctccaaaactcacaaagagaagaaccaaacaagaaccaacaaagatgatgcaaggatgcaatggtttgagctctctatgaacgatacgatcaagctactcatcgagagccccccttgatagtacggcaatcgatcctataacccggtctcccaactaccatcatgagaccggtaaaatagaaaacctatcaagagcaaacctttgccttgcacatggtccacttgagctagatgatgacgatcttgactccctcaagttggaccacctttcttggttgtgttggctcgatgaagactagttgattgctcccccatactccactatgggtgagccactcttccgcacatcttcacaagtccattgtcaccacaatggacggcaagcttcaagcatttgatctcttcatgatgcttcacttgaacttgcacaccgcaacctaaccccacaaagaactctcacgaagatcatgggttagtacacacagtgtaattgacaatgcttaccacaccatgggatcgcttgatccctctcggtacatcttgtgcgctttgtgtgttgatcaacttgattcactcttgacttagtcttgatcaaccttaactcttttcaactctcttcatttggatgatgtcttgaaggtaaacatgaataatcacacaatcttcttcttcaagacatgcttgcaataagctctactctcacatgaccaatctttggataattccttaataacaccttggtcaccacataaactccttgaaaccaacacatggacttcaagaaatgcctatggacaaatccttcaaatataactcaaggcaaccattagtccatagagattgtcatcaattaccaaaaccaaacatgggggcaccgcatgttctttcagggTGGATTAACGAGCTGCTCGGCTCGTTAAGCTCGTACTCGTTAAGCTCGTGCTCGTTAAGACTCGGCTCGTTAAGCTCGTTAAGATTAACGAGCAGAAAACTCTGCTCGGCTCGGTTCATTTAAAGCTTGTTAAGCTCGTGAGCGCTCGTTAACAGATTTTAATGTGTTACGATCTACATGATATGCGTCTAGATTAGGTTTTTAAGAAGGAAGACGGTGACTACAAAAGGAAATGCACTAGTTTGTTGCCTCCTATGTAGATTAGATTGAGTGGATGCGCTCATGTGCTACAAAAATTTCGTCAGGTAAGATGAAAATATATGTACTATTGTTACTAACGAGCTACTCGTGAAACTCATTAGCTCGTTCGTTAAGTTCGTTAAGCTTAACAAGCTGAAATCCATGATTGGCTCTGTTCATTAAGAAGCGAACCACAAGCTTAACGGGCTACTCATGAAACTCGTTAGCTCGTTCGTTAAGCTTAACGAGCTGGAATCCATGATTGGCTCTGTTCATTAAGAAGCAAACCACGAGCTTAACGAGCCGAACCATCGAGCGCTCAGTAAGCTCGCGAGCTTCGACCTTTTGATACAGCCCTATCTGCAGCAGGCGATGCTGTCGGAGCGCATGCAACAGCTAAAATGTTGCCGCCTCATGTAGTAGCGGCGTGGCCCACGCCTCGTCGCGCGTGCAGCAGGACCTGTCGGCCTGGGAGCGGCAGGAGCAGTGGTGGCCGCCTCGTACGGTGGCGGCAGGGCCCACCTGCCCCGTTCCGTCCCGGCTCGAGCCGGTCCAAAAACCTGTTTTACCCGGGCGGCCGCCTTCAGGCGTGGCGGCAGGTGCCACGTGTCGCCTGCCGCGCCTGCCGTCACGGTTGAGGGGGTCCTTTTTAACAATTTTATCCACAAGTAGTCCTTTTTGGCAATAGCGTTCGGCATGGGTTCTTTTGGACAAAAAATCGCATGCTTATGCGTATTCTAGAAAAACGAAAAAACCGTGTACCCCGGACGGAGCACTTAACCGGATTTAATAACCCTCGCGTCCGTAGCATCTCTTCCTCCATTCCTTCCTCCCTTTCCCCAATCCCCCACCCGACCCCAACTCCTCCATTCCTCCGCCTCCCCCGCAgatccgccaccgccaccgccaccaccgcccctTTCCCCCTCCCCCATGGGCCAGTGCCCCTCCGCTCCCCGCTACCACCACCACCGCAAGccccctcctccgccgccgtcccCCACCGCGCAGGCAGCGTCGCCTGGTTTCTGCAGCGCCGCAGCCGCCGAGGACGCGGCCGCGGAGGCTGACTACACTTCCGACCTCCCCGAGGAGCTCCTCGCCGTCGTATTCGGGCTCCTCGGCTCCGGCGACCGCAAGCGCTGCTCCCTGGTGTGCCGCCGCTGGCTCGCCACCGAGGCCTCCTCGCGCCTGCGCCTCGCCCTCGACGCGCGGGCGCCCCTCCTCGCCGCGGCCCCGGCCATTCTCGCGCGCTTCTCCGCCGTATCCAAGCTCGCGCTCAAGTGCGACCGCCGCGCGGAGAGCGTCGGCGATCCCGCGCTCGCGCTCGTCGCGCATCGCCTCGGCCCCGGCCTTCGCCGCCTCAAGCTCCGCTCGGTCCGTGCTGTCACCGACCACGGCGTCGCCGCCCTCGCAGCCGCGGCTATAAACCTCCGCAAGCTCTCAGTTGGGTCATGTACCTTCGGCGCCAAGGGGATCGAGGCAGTTCTCCGGTCCTGCCCCCAGCTCGAGGAGCTCTCTGTCAAGCGGCTGCGCGGCCTAGCTGACTCAGAGCCCATCACCGTCTCCAGCCCTCGTCTCCAGTCCCTGGCCCTTAAAGAGCTCTACAACGGGCAGTGCTTCTCCTGTTTAATCACGCGCTCCCCCAACCTCAAAACCCTCAAGATCATCCGCTGCTCCGGTGATTGGGACCCGGTTCTCCAGGCGATCCCACAGGGTGCCTTGCTAGCCGAGCTTCATCTCGAGAAACTGCAGGTCAGTGACCTTGGTGTGGCGGCGCTATGTGGGCTAGAGGTCCTGTACCTTGCCAAGGCGCCGGAGGTCACAGATGTTGGGTTGGCAGCACTTGCCACCAAGTCGCCACGTCTACGCAAGCTGCATGTAGATGGATGGAAGGCGAATAGGATTGGCGACCGTGGGCTTGCAACCGTGGCGCAGAAATGTGCTGCTTTGCAGGAATTAGTCCTCATTGGTGTGAATTTGACATCGGCGAGTCTTGAGTTGATTGCTGCCAACTGCCCCACTCTTGAGCGGCTTGCGCTTTGCGGGTCTGACACATTTGGGGATGCAGAGATATCTTGCGTGGCGACTAAGTGTGCTTCTCTGCGGAAGCTGTGCATCAAGGCATGCCCTGTGTCTGATGCCGGAATGGACAAGCTTGCAGCAGGCTGCCCACGCCTTGTCAAGGTGAAGGTGAAAAAGTGCCGCAGGGTGACGTTTGAGTGTGCTGAGCGGCTTCGTGCTAGTCGGCATGGCGCTCTTGCTGTGAATTTTGACACGCCAGGTGGTGCAGGCGAATTGCAAGATGCTAGTGTGGATGAGAGTGGTGTACTGGAGAATGCAGGGAGTGATGTGGTACAAGATGATTTTGATGATCAGATAGGGGTTCCTGACCTTCTGTGTGGCACCAGTGGCAGACCATCAGGGTGGAAAGCATGGATGAGTACTTTGATTCCAAGGAGCTTGTCGGTTTCCATGTTTCGCAGACGTCCGCGTGGGAGCTCCCATAACTCATGAGTCACAAGAATTATGTGCCATGGTTACTCCTTCAGTCCTTTGATTCTTTCATGTTTGTTACATTGATTGGTGATGTTGTTCTTTGCGATTGATGTTTTTGTCTTCCTTAATTGTACCATGAAGTTCTTTGTGAACCAGCTAGTTTGTTTAGAGGGTACTTATTATTTGATGTTGCTCTTTGTAGTAGCAGAGATTCATGTGATCGCACAATGTAATCTTGTATAAGGTATTTTTTGGATTGAAAAATATGACATGGGAAGCCAGCAATATTGTCAACTTACTGTCATAATTTTTCATGCTGGTATCTATGGTGTTCAGATTCAAAGTGCTTATTAATTTAACTATAAGGACTAGAAATAATGATGATTGGAAATCAACAACAACTGATACTATTAGTCATCAATACTGTCAACTTTCTATCATGATTTTGCATGCTGGTTTCTCTAGCCTTCAAATGCAATTTCTTTATTACTTTGAACTATAAGGACCTAAAAATAATAATGATCAGAAATCAACAATACATACATATGATTCTGAAGAGAAGTGCCTTTCGGGTCAATCAATGTTTGTATAGTCAcatatcttttttcttttctatttagtTGCTCGTTCAGCATGGAAAAACTGTGCTTAGATGGAATCCTCTCTTTATAGTCTATACATGAGTTTTGAAGGCCTGTGGTGCCGACAGCTCTATTGGGGCGCCCTTATGTTCATGTAGACCAATAGATTTTGGGAGAGTTGGCTTCCCTGGAGATTCTTTCTAGAACAATGAAAAGTGTTCTTTGTACAACAAATTATAATGGTTCAGTCAGTAACTTGTGCTTCACTGGTGGTTCCAGTTTTACATTTTACGCTATTGGATGAGAAGCATTTAAGTGGGTTATCTTTTATCTGGTGCAAACATATGTTTCTGTTCTGACTTCTGTTCACTATCTGATCATGGATCCTAGTTATCAAATTTTCACAATATTTAGCAGCAGTAACTCCATGATGTGCCTGCATACTCTTTAAGATCATGCCTTTCCAGAAACTGGATAGAATCAAAGTTGTATCAGAGCCAGTTTGTGGAACTATATATGTAGTCAATGAAATTGTTAGATTGTGGTCAACCTAGAATTTCTCCCCTTTCTGCATGGTTTGCTAGTCCTTTGTGTTTCCTGATACCGCGTTGGACCAGAGTTACTGGAACCATGGCATGCTACATCTCAATTGGCATCATTTGTGTTTCTAACTTTCTATGGAGAAGCATTCCTCCTCTCCACTGATTCCTTGACATGGACCTGAATGGTTTCAGAAGTTTCTCCTGCCTCCAGTTTTACGACGCCTCAGACACGGTGTCTGGAAGGCGGAATATTCTTGATCACGCACGTAGAAAAGTTGAACGGGGGATGAAATGAAGCAACAACTGGTCAGTTTTCTAAAAATGTTTGGCCATTTCCCAGGCGACACGCCGGCAGTTGACTTTGGACCTGACCAGCGGAGTAGCAGACGCCGAACCCTTGCCGGTTCAACAGGCAAGCTTTCTTGAAGATGCATGGCTATGGCCTATGGCTGTA
This genomic window contains:
- the LOC109741326 gene encoding F-box protein At1g47056 — translated: MGQCPSAPRYHHHRKPPPPPPSPTAQAASPGFCSAAAAEDAAAEADYTSDLPEELLAVVFGLLGSGDRKRCSLVCRRWLATEASSRLRLALDARAPLLAAAPAILARFSAVSKLALKCDRRAESVGDPALALVAHRLGPGLRRLKLRSVRAVTDHGVAALAAAAINLRKLSVGSCTFGAKGIEAVLRSCPQLEELSVKRLRGLADSEPITVSSPRLQSLALKELYNGQCFSCLITRSPNLKTLKIIRCSGDWDPVLQAIPQGALLAELHLEKLQVSDLGVAALCGLEVLYLAKAPEVTDVGLAALATKSPRLRKLHVDGWKANRIGDRGLATVAQKCAALQELVLIGVNLTSASLELIAANCPTLERLALCGSDTFGDAEISCVATKCASLRKLCIKACPVSDAGMDKLAAGCPRLVKVKVKKCRRVTFECAERLRASRHGALAVNFDTPGGAGELQDASVDESGVLENAGSDVVQDDFDDQIGVPDLLCGTSGRPSGWKAWMSTLIPRSLSVSMFRRRPRGSSHNS